From a region of the Synechococcus sp. PCC 7502 genome:
- a CDS encoding type II toxin-antitoxin system VapC family toxin gives MQLLLDTHIWLWYLLKNPKLSTNLQNVIADPNNGLWLSPISIWETIILAEKNRISLQPNTTTWVNLALKNLGTYEATLNNDIALLSRQIELPHQDPADRFIVASAVFYNLKLATVDVHLTSCSWLQTIS, from the coding sequence GTGCAGCTTTTGCTTGATACTCACATTTGGCTTTGGTATTTACTGAAAAATCCGAAACTTTCAACTAATTTACAAAACGTGATCGCAGACCCGAATAATGGGCTTTGGCTCAGTCCGATTAGCATCTGGGAGACCATTATCCTTGCCGAGAAAAACCGAATATCTTTGCAGCCTAACACGACTACATGGGTAAATCTAGCCCTAAAAAACTTAGGAACTTATGAAGCCACTTTAAACAATGACATCGCATTACTAAGTCGCCAGATTGAACTACCTCACCAAGACCCTGCTGATCGATTTATAGTTGCTTCAGCAGTTTTTTACAATCTAAAATTAGCAACGGTTGACGTTCATCTTACTAGTTGTTCTTGGCTACAAACAATAAGCTAG
- a CDS encoding isopenicillin N synthase family oxygenase, with the protein MQFPQVNYTDQIAPQLLAEALHNIGFVVLSDHPIDAQLISDVYTEWAEFFNSPTKTLYTFKPEIQAGYFPFQTETAKGYSQPDLKEFFHLYKSHNLPKGMSDRSWQLFQSLINLGEELLSWIESVSPDVVRDNLTMSLEGMIKNSQENLLRILHYPPLTSEYTDGAIRAAAHEDINLITLLPAATATGLQVLDNFGVWHDVPSNLGDIVINVGDMLQLATGGYYRSTTHRVINGESAHISRYSMPMFLHARPEVVLSGTKTAREYLQERLREIGLIK; encoded by the coding sequence ATGCAATTTCCTCAGGTTAACTATACAGATCAAATTGCGCCGCAGTTATTGGCAGAGGCACTCCATAATATTGGCTTTGTCGTACTTTCCGATCATCCCATTGATGCCCAGCTAATTAGTGATGTTTATACCGAGTGGGCAGAGTTTTTTAATTCCCCAACTAAAACCCTTTATACTTTCAAGCCAGAAATTCAAGCGGGTTATTTCCCTTTCCAAACTGAAACAGCTAAGGGATATTCCCAGCCAGATTTAAAGGAGTTTTTCCATCTGTACAAATCCCATAATTTACCCAAGGGGATGAGCGATCGCAGTTGGCAATTATTTCAAAGTTTAATTAACCTTGGCGAAGAGTTATTAAGTTGGATTGAGTCAGTTTCCCCCGATGTGGTGCGTGACAATTTAACTATGTCCCTTGAAGGCATGATTAAAAATAGTCAAGAGAATTTATTACGAATTCTGCACTACCCGCCTCTAACTTCAGAATACACTGATGGTGCAATTCGAGCCGCTGCTCATGAGGATATTAATTTAATCACTTTGCTGCCTGCCGCTACTGCCACAGGGTTACAGGTTTTGGATAATTTTGGAGTTTGGCATGATGTGCCTTCAAATTTGGGTGATATTGTCATTAATGTTGGTGATATGTTGCAGTTAGCAACCGGGGGCTATTACCGCTCCACAACCCATAGGGTAATTAATGGTGAATCTGCTCATATTTCTCGCTACTCCATGCCGATGTTTCTCCATGCCCGTCCTGAGGTGGTTTTATCTGGGACAAAAACTGCTAGGGAATATCTACAAGAACGGTTACGAGAGATTGGTTTAATAAAATAG
- a CDS encoding cation diffusion facilitator family transporter, which produces MKKSSKSARFYAFLSIGAAVMTIALKLGAYLLTGSVGLLSDALESGVNLVAAIVAVWALTYAAKPPDQEHTFGHSKAEYFSSGVEGALILVAAVSIAIAAIERLFHPQPLEQFGIGLALSFVASLINGGLALILLKAGKRLRSITLRADAHHLLTDVWTSVGVILGLLLVPLTGWLVLDPIVALFVAVNIVWTGVKLIGESGSALLDAAIPHTEQQLITDILSPYDRQGIQFHCMRTRVAGSHRFVSFHILVPGEWTVQKGHDICEEIEQAIALALPETHVFTHLEPIEDPVSWDDEKLN; this is translated from the coding sequence ATGAAAAAAAGTAGCAAATCAGCCCGTTTTTATGCGTTTCTGTCTATTGGTGCGGCAGTAATGACAATTGCCCTCAAATTAGGTGCATATTTACTCACTGGTTCAGTTGGGCTACTTTCCGATGCCTTGGAGTCAGGTGTTAATTTAGTTGCCGCCATAGTTGCTGTGTGGGCATTGACCTATGCTGCGAAGCCCCCAGATCAAGAACATACCTTTGGTCATTCTAAGGCTGAATATTTTTCCAGTGGCGTAGAGGGAGCTTTAATTTTAGTTGCTGCTGTCAGTATTGCGATCGCTGCTATAGAGAGACTATTTCATCCCCAACCCTTAGAGCAATTTGGCATAGGACTAGCACTTTCCTTTGTAGCATCACTCATAAACGGTGGATTGGCATTAATACTACTAAAAGCAGGAAAGCGGTTGCGGTCTATTACTCTACGCGCCGATGCCCATCATTTACTTACTGATGTTTGGACTTCCGTTGGTGTGATTCTAGGACTATTACTCGTACCCTTAACAGGTTGGTTAGTACTTGACCCGATTGTGGCTTTGTTTGTGGCGGTTAATATTGTCTGGACAGGCGTTAAGCTCATTGGGGAAAGTGGCTCTGCTCTTTTAGATGCGGCAATTCCCCATACAGAACAGCAATTGATTACGGATATTCTTTCTCCCTATGATCGCCAAGGTATCCAGTTTCACTGTATGCGGACTAGAGTTGCAGGCTCCCATCGGTTTGTCTCCTTTCACATCCTTGTACCCGGCGAATGGACAGTGCAGAAAGGACATGATATTTGCGAAGAAATTGAACAGGCGATCGCTTTAGCCCTACCAGAAACCCATGTATTTACCCACTTAGAACCGATAGAAGACCCAGTATCTTGGGATGATGAAAAATTAAATTAA
- the purC gene encoding phosphoribosylaminoimidazolesuccinocarboxamide synthase, translating into MSQKLYEGKAKILYTTDKPEILLTHFKDDATAFNAQKKGQITRKGEINCAIATHLFQFLENQGIPTHFIAQTAPNQMEVAAVKILPLEVVVRNIAAGSFVARTGITSGTVLKYPLVEFFYKNDDLGDPLFTEDHIQLLELATPTQVTQLKQMALTINQYLQQFFSDRHLTLVDFKLEFGLDSSGKILLADEISPDTCRLWDTLTTDPKQKIMDKDRFRQDLGNVAAAYEEVLARVMSQN; encoded by the coding sequence ATGAGTCAAAAACTTTACGAAGGCAAAGCTAAAATTCTCTACACCACAGATAAACCAGAGATTTTGTTAACGCATTTCAAAGATGATGCCACAGCTTTTAACGCCCAAAAGAAAGGACAAATTACCAGAAAAGGGGAAATTAACTGTGCGATCGCTACTCATTTATTTCAGTTTTTAGAAAATCAAGGTATTCCCACCCACTTCATTGCCCAGACTGCCCCTAACCAAATGGAAGTAGCCGCAGTCAAGATTTTACCTTTAGAAGTTGTCGTTAGAAATATTGCCGCAGGAAGCTTTGTTGCCCGCACAGGGATTACATCTGGAACTGTACTTAAGTATCCTCTTGTCGAATTCTTTTATAAAAATGATGACTTGGGTGATCCACTATTTACGGAAGACCATATTCAACTTTTAGAGCTTGCTACTCCCACACAGGTGACTCAATTAAAGCAAATGGCACTCACTATTAATCAATACTTACAACAATTTTTTAGCGATCGCCACCTAACCCTAGTAGATTTCAAACTAGAATTCGGGCTAGACAGTTCAGGGAAAATTCTATTGGCAGATGAAATTAGCCCAGATACCTGTCGCCTTTGGGATACTTTAACCACCGATCCAAAGCAAAAGATCATGGATAAAGATCGGTTTCGTCAAGATTTAGGTAATGTTGCAGCTGCATACGAAGAAGTTTTAGCTCGAGTAATGTCGCAAAATTGA
- a CDS encoding DUF2839 domain-containing protein — MGESKRRKAELGDNYGQPEPIVSWLPFLTKQKANQFVQITTTGAWIGIGIMVAYWVTIRFIGPAFGWWKVY, encoded by the coding sequence ATGGGCGAGTCAAAACGACGTAAGGCGGAATTGGGGGATAATTACGGACAACCAGAACCGATTGTATCTTGGCTCCCTTTTTTGACAAAACAAAAAGCTAATCAGTTTGTGCAAATTACGACGACGGGTGCTTGGATTGGCATTGGGATCATGGTTGCCTACTGGGTGACAATTCGGTTTATTGGTCCAGCCTTTGGTTGGTGGAAAGTATACTAA
- a CDS encoding diacylglycerol/polyprenol kinase family protein yields MPDLISSPFPLWLQVGAIAIWLGGVLLIAEILRQWKGESELVRKVVHIGTGNIIVLAWGLGIPLWVCLIACVSFCIITYISYHQPILPMLNSVGRKTLGVFYYAVSITCLVVWFWSIKLPEYAVVGVLVMAWGDGLAALIGQKWGKHPYLFMDSKKTWEGSLAMLVTSYIVTVVVLAIAGQFSWLIPLPVAIVATLFEAISPGGTDNLTVPLGSGFLCYGLSMMAGIVG; encoded by the coding sequence ATGCCTGATTTAATTTCGTCTCCTTTTCCTCTATGGCTTCAAGTTGGGGCGATCGCCATTTGGCTAGGAGGTGTATTACTAATTGCAGAAATTTTACGGCAGTGGAAAGGTGAGTCAGAGCTAGTTCGTAAAGTTGTTCATATTGGCACGGGAAATATTATTGTTTTGGCTTGGGGTTTAGGTATTCCCTTGTGGGTGTGCCTAATTGCCTGTGTTAGCTTTTGCATTATTACTTATATCTCTTATCATCAGCCGATTTTGCCAATGCTGAATAGCGTGGGACGTAAGACCTTGGGCGTATTTTATTATGCTGTGAGTATTACCTGCTTGGTGGTGTGGTTTTGGAGTATTAAGCTACCTGAATATGCTGTGGTGGGTGTATTGGTGATGGCGTGGGGCGATGGCTTAGCTGCCTTAATTGGGCAAAAATGGGGCAAACATCCTTACCTATTTATGGACAGTAAAAAAACTTGGGAAGGCTCTTTAGCTATGCTAGTTACCAGTTATATAGTGACGGTTGTGGTTTTGGCGATCGCTGGTCAATTTTCATGGTTAATTCCTCTACCTGTGGCGATCGTGGCAACTTTGTTTGAAGCAATTTCACCGGGGGGAACAGATAATTTGACCGTACCTTTAGGGAGTGGATTTCTCTGCTATGGTTTATCGATGATGGCGGGGATTGTCGGTTAA
- a CDS encoding transposase yields the protein MLNPYSSSLTDKEWEIIEPLLPKKKQTRPPTWTKRQILDGILYQLKNGCNWRDMPRDLPPFSTVYRYYKEWKDTGTFTAIMETLHSTAREQSKKIKMDNFNHH from the coding sequence ATGCTAAATCCATACTCAAGTAGCCTAACAGATAAAGAATGGGAAATTATAGAACCATTGCTCCCAAAGAAAAAGCAAACTAGACCGCCAACTTGGACAAAAAGACAAATTTTAGACGGCATACTCTACCAACTCAAAAACGGTTGTAATTGGCGAGATATGCCCCGAGACTTACCACCATTCTCTACAGTCTATCGATACTACAAGGAGTGGAAAGATACAGGTACATTTACTGCGATTATGGAAACCTTGCATTCAACAGCCCGTGAACAGTCAAAAAAAATCAAAATGGACAACTTTAATCATCATTGA
- a CDS encoding GIY-YIG nuclease family protein encodes MAALTDIEFLPYLDQTGNISPDLVGKIGVYAIFDSDRQLQYVGISRDIAVSLKLHIVRVPSLCHWLKIETIAKPSRTALLEIQAAWQASCANTDHELWEQPLNCLRWITDAEKAAYENTMNEAEQEKVLKNLARRIEQDILQQLASRGVGFEVRFNPKLKGQGILDLKP; translated from the coding sequence ATGGCGGCTTTAACTGATATTGAGTTTTTACCTTACTTAGATCAAACTGGTAATATTTCTCCTGATCTAGTGGGTAAGATTGGAGTGTATGCCATCTTTGATAGCGATCGCCAACTTCAGTATGTGGGCATTTCCCGTGATATAGCGGTAAGTCTAAAGCTGCATATTGTCAGGGTTCCCAGTTTATGTCATTGGCTAAAAATAGAAACCATTGCCAAGCCCAGTCGTACTGCCTTACTGGAAATTCAAGCAGCATGGCAAGCATCTTGTGCAAATACCGATCATGAGCTATGGGAACAACCCTTGAACTGCCTGAGATGGATCACCGATGCTGAAAAAGCTGCCTATGAAAATACTATGAATGAAGCGGAACAGGAAAAAGTATTAAAGAACTTGGCACGACGCATTGAACAAGACATTTTACAGCAACTAGCAAGCCGAGGTGTGGGTTTTGAAGTCCGCTTTAATCCCAAACTCAAGGGTCAGGGGATTTTGGATTTAAAACCATGA
- a CDS encoding BamA/TamA family outer membrane protein produces MRLSPVILAALVSSSFASLINPSQAQPTKPTAPTTPLTTPVVPTTPTTPTAPETQVLIGEVVILTPDGKRLPPQLEQEVYDVITTKPGRPTTASQIQRDREAVFATGYFTGLPDVDPQDTDIGVRVVFTVLPNPILKAVNVEGATVLEAGVVDRIFSPQYNKITNLSTLQAGIKELEKYYQDRGFVLAQVVDVKSQQDGNVKLTVAEGQIEDIKVGFLNEDNKTQNADGTPVKGNTRDFIITRELNLKQGDVFNRNSVQSDLQKVYGLGIFDDVNVGLNPGTDPRKVVVTINVKERNTGSISFGAGLSSATGLFGTFSYQQSNLGGNNQRIGFETQVGEKELLFDVSFTDPWLAGDPNRTSFTANIFNRRLFSFVFDSPVGILNPNFDANGNRLDDINPRENRLGFGFSFARPITNTINASAGFRYERVTITDDNGNVSPFDRLGNQLSISPSGTDDLFLFQLAAAQDLRNDPTRPTSGSVLRVATEQSIPLGNGSIFFNRVRLSYSVFYPISLINFSEGPQTIALNFQTGTVIGTLPPYEAFRLGGSNSVRGWDEGKIGTGRSFALVSAEYRFPIFSIVGGVLFAEYGTDLGSASSVPGNPAGVRGKPGSGGGYGIGLRVNSPLGNIRIDYGLATNGGTQFSFGIGEKF; encoded by the coding sequence ATGCGTTTAAGCCCTGTTATCTTAGCAGCCCTAGTCTCATCTAGTTTTGCATCTCTAATTAATCCATCCCAAGCGCAGCCAACTAAACCTACAGCCCCAACCACTCCCTTAACTACTCCTGTAGTTCCAACTACACCCACAACTCCAACCGCTCCAGAAACCCAAGTTTTGATTGGTGAGGTTGTAATTTTAACCCCAGATGGCAAGAGATTACCCCCTCAGCTAGAACAGGAAGTCTATGATGTCATTACTACTAAACCTGGTCGCCCTACCACTGCTAGTCAAATTCAACGCGATCGCGAAGCCGTGTTTGCTACTGGCTATTTTACGGGGCTACCTGACGTTGATCCCCAAGATACTGACATTGGCGTTCGAGTCGTATTTACAGTGCTACCCAATCCCATTCTGAAAGCAGTGAATGTGGAAGGAGCAACAGTACTTGAGGCTGGGGTTGTAGATCGGATATTTTCTCCTCAATATAATAAGATCACCAATCTTTCTACCTTACAAGCGGGAATTAAAGAATTAGAGAAATATTACCAAGACAGAGGATTTGTGCTTGCCCAAGTTGTGGATGTTAAGTCTCAACAAGACGGTAATGTGAAGTTAACCGTGGCAGAGGGGCAAATTGAAGATATTAAAGTTGGTTTCTTAAATGAAGATAACAAAACTCAAAATGCCGATGGTACGCCTGTGAAAGGTAATACCCGTGACTTTATCATTACCCGTGAACTCAATCTCAAGCAGGGGGATGTATTTAATCGAAATTCTGTACAGTCCGATCTACAAAAAGTCTATGGACTGGGTATATTCGATGATGTCAATGTGGGGCTAAATCCTGGTACCGATCCACGAAAGGTTGTGGTCACAATTAATGTAAAAGAACGCAATACTGGCTCAATTTCCTTTGGAGCGGGTTTAAGTTCTGCCACGGGATTATTTGGCACCTTTAGCTATCAACAGTCTAACCTTGGGGGAAATAATCAAAGAATTGGCTTCGAGACTCAAGTTGGAGAGAAAGAGTTACTATTTGATGTCAGCTTTACTGACCCCTGGCTAGCAGGTGACCCTAACCGTACTTCTTTCACTGCTAATATTTTTAATCGCCGTCTATTTAGCTTTGTGTTTGATAGTCCTGTAGGTATTCTTAATCCTAATTTTGATGCCAATGGTAATAGACTTGATGACATTAATCCCCGTGAAAATCGTCTGGGCTTTGGTTTTAGTTTTGCTCGTCCTATTACTAATACAATTAATGCTTCTGCGGGATTTAGGTATGAGCGGGTAACTATTACAGATGACAATGGTAATGTTTCTCCTTTTGATCGACTGGGTAATCAGCTTTCGATCAGTCCTTCGGGTACCGATGACTTATTTTTATTTCAGTTAGCAGCAGCCCAAGATTTACGCAATGATCCGACTAGACCAACCAGTGGTTCTGTACTACGTGTAGCCACCGAGCAATCTATTCCTCTGGGCAATGGCTCTATCTTTTTTAATAGAGTAAGGTTGAGCTATAGCGTGTTTTATCCCATTAGTTTAATTAATTTTTCTGAAGGTCCGCAAACCATTGCCTTGAACTTTCAAACGGGAACCGTAATTGGAACTTTACCACCCTATGAAGCATTTAGATTGGGAGGAAGTAACTCTGTGCGAGGTTGGGATGAAGGTAAAATCGGTACAGGACGTAGTTTTGCTTTGGTTTCAGCTGAATATAGATTTCCGATATTTTCCATTGTTGGTGGGGTATTATTTGCTGAGTATGGCACCGATCTTGGCAGTGCCAGTAGCGTACCAGGGAATCCCGCAGGTGTGAGAGGTAAGCCCGGTAGTGGGGGTGGTTATGGGATTGGGCTACGGGTAAACTCGCCTTTAGGGAATATTCGCATTGACTATGGGTTAGCAACTAATGGCGGAACTCAGTTTAGCTTTGGGATTGGGGAGAAGTTTTAA
- a CDS encoding transposase, whose amino-acid sequence MNSQKKSKWTTLIIIDSQAVKNTCNASIESKGFCSYKATNGIKRHLAVDTLGFPFFTYLTRANVSDDQGLIEMLTINIDYFKSKPDDITLTTILLDSGYHIEKLIQELEKIYPEIMTKIRFEISPKVSKQQKAEKGLSGFVVVPTRWVIERSNAWVERCKILVKNFERTLVNATAKLNLCFIRLMLKRIATHEI is encoded by the coding sequence GTGAACAGTCAAAAAAAATCAAAATGGACAACTTTAATCATCATTGACTCACAAGCAGTGAAAAATACTTGTAATGCAAGTATAGAATCCAAGGGCTTCTGCTCCTACAAAGCAACTAACGGGATCAAAAGACATTTAGCCGTTGACACTCTGGGATTTCCTTTCTTTACCTATTTAACAAGAGCAAATGTATCAGATGACCAAGGACTGATTGAGATGTTAACGATTAACATTGATTACTTCAAATCGAAACCAGATGACATTACGCTAACTACGATATTGCTGGATAGTGGTTATCATATCGAGAAACTGATCCAAGAACTAGAGAAGATATATCCTGAGATTATGACTAAGATTAGGTTTGAAATTTCTCCTAAGGTATCAAAGCAACAGAAGGCAGAAAAAGGTCTGTCTGGGTTTGTAGTTGTGCCGACAAGGTGGGTAATTGAAAGGTCAAATGCTTGGGTTGAAAGATGCAAAATCTTAGTTAAGAACTTTGAGAGAACTCTCGTTAATGCTACAGCTAAACTCAATCTTTGCTTTATTCGTTTGATGCTAAAAAGAATTGCTACTCATGAGATATGA
- a CDS encoding BolA family protein gives MVSTEDIKSLILQALPDAQVEVLDPNRDGQHFAAIVISAQFEGLSMIKQHRFVNDALKEYLNSGLVHALQLKTYSPSQYQQTNFRVEIS, from the coding sequence ATGGTTTCTACTGAAGATATTAAGTCTTTAATTTTACAAGCTTTACCTGATGCTCAAGTCGAAGTATTAGACCCCAATCGAGATGGTCAACATTTTGCGGCGATCGTGATTTCTGCTCAATTTGAAGGATTATCAATGATCAAGCAACATCGATTTGTCAATGATGCCCTCAAGGAATACCTAAATAGTGGTTTAGTCCATGCTCTACAGCTTAAAACCTATAGCCCTAGTCAATATCAGCAGACCAATTTTAGGGTCGAGATTAGCTAA
- a CDS encoding sterol desaturase family protein — protein MKIVIGFIILCIFFGAIEHYFPLNPQQKRFRSGWFTDVVHFFISHFLINVGSYVGFVALYLLFYKFMDFPWLLAVCSQPPLLQFLEAFAIAHLSFYIIHRLAHTNPYLWKFHTIHHSSSELDWLASVRIHPIEGIVTNVAVGLPLFFLGFNKDTFGIYLIFSAILPILNHANTKLSFPILRWLIATPEFHHWHHNNDSKSCNFSGFPAIDLIFGTFYLPKNRMPDRYGIDSFVPQNYWQQLIYPFKNNEPKN, from the coding sequence ATGAAGATTGTAATTGGTTTTATCATTTTATGTATTTTTTTCGGTGCCATAGAGCATTATTTTCCCTTAAATCCACAGCAAAAACGCTTTCGGTCGGGCTGGTTCACCGATGTTGTGCATTTTTTTATCAGCCATTTTTTAATTAATGTTGGAAGTTATGTGGGTTTTGTCGCTTTATATCTTCTGTTTTATAAATTTATGGATTTCCCTTGGCTGCTTGCCGTGTGTTCTCAACCACCTTTGCTCCAATTTTTAGAGGCTTTTGCGATCGCACACCTATCCTTTTACATTATTCATCGGTTAGCACATACCAACCCCTACCTATGGAAATTTCACACCATTCACCACAGCAGTAGTGAACTAGATTGGCTAGCATCTGTCCGCATTCATCCTATCGAGGGTATAGTTACAAATGTTGCCGTAGGCTTACCTCTATTTTTTTTAGGATTTAATAAAGATACCTTTGGAATTTATTTGATTTTTTCAGCAATTCTTCCGATCCTCAACCATGCCAATACTAAATTATCTTTCCCAATTTTACGATGGCTAATTGCTACACCAGAGTTTCATCACTGGCATCACAACAATGATTCTAAAAGTTGTAACTTCTCTGGCTTTCCAGCGATCGATCTAATATTTGGTACTTTCTATTTGCCCAAAAATCGTATGCCTGATCGCTACGGAATAGATAGTTTTGTTCCTCAAAATTATTGGCAGCAGCTTATCTATCCCTTTAAGAATAATGAGCCCAAGAACTAA
- a CDS encoding MOSC domain-containing protein, translated as MPYLDKIFIYPIKSLDRVEVSEIEVLPSGALVGDRSYAMIDNSGQFVNAKRYPKIHLLRSQFDLKHKTVEIKIQGQDQNFYFDLSSDAGTKDLEEWMSGFFEFKVNLIKNLEMGFPDDTESPAPTITSTATLEMVQSWYGDLSLNEVRARFRANLELADVEPFWEDQLFARKGDNSKFQIGNVEFLGINPCARCVVPTRNPETGEVYPNFQKTFSKKRQELLPAWAERSQFNHFYRLTVNTRLSNLGDGILRKGDHITIL; from the coding sequence ATGCCTTACCTTGATAAGATTTTTATCTATCCAATTAAGTCTCTAGATCGAGTTGAAGTATCTGAGATTGAAGTATTACCCAGTGGGGCTTTGGTGGGCGATCGCTCCTATGCCATGATTGATAATTCTGGGCAGTTTGTTAATGCGAAGCGTTATCCTAAAATTCACCTGTTGCGATCGCAGTTTGATTTAAAGCACAAAACCGTAGAAATTAAAATCCAAGGACAGGATCAGAATTTTTACTTTGATTTAAGCTCCGATGCAGGCACCAAAGATTTAGAAGAATGGATGAGTGGTTTTTTTGAATTTAAGGTAAACCTAATTAAAAACTTAGAAATGGGATTCCCTGATGATACCGAGTCTCCTGCTCCCACTATTACTAGTACTGCAACTTTAGAGATGGTTCAATCTTGGTATGGGGATTTGAGTTTGAACGAGGTACGGGCAAGGTTTCGGGCGAATTTAGAGCTTGCTGATGTGGAACCATTTTGGGAAGATCAATTATTTGCTCGTAAGGGTGATAATTCAAAATTTCAGATTGGGAATGTGGAATTTCTGGGTATTAATCCCTGCGCTCGGTGTGTGGTGCCAACTAGAAACCCTGAAACTGGTGAAGTTTATCCCAACTTTCAAAAAACATTTAGTAAGAAAAGGCAGGAACTTTTACCTGCTTGGGCAGAGCGATCACAGTTCAATCATTTTTATCGTTTGACTGTGAATACAAGACTTAGTAACCTAGGAGATGGAATTTTACGAAAGGGCGATCACATCACAATTTTATAG
- the ispD gene encoding 2-C-methyl-D-erythritol 4-phosphate cytidylyltransferase, translated as MISVPTCELLIPAAGSGRRMGSDRNKLLLPLLGKPILQWTLEAAISTSAISWIGVIGQPYDFPAFREIFAKLNSEKIIILIQGGDTRQASVFNGLNALPANSEYVLIHDGARCLATPDLFTRCAEALQTYLGLIAAIQVKDTIKVVNDGIVQSTPDRNYLWAAQTPQGFAVKELKQAHFQAQTLNWAVTDDAALFEKIGLPVQIVMGEETNLKITTPQDLAIAEFILKQRSPHPLN; from the coding sequence ATGATTTCTGTACCAACTTGTGAATTATTAATTCCTGCGGCTGGGAGTGGGAGGCGCATGGGTAGCGATCGCAATAAACTTTTACTACCACTTTTAGGTAAACCAATTTTGCAATGGACTCTGGAGGCAGCGATCTCAACTTCCGCAATTTCATGGATTGGTGTCATTGGTCAGCCCTATGACTTTCCTGCGTTTAGGGAAATATTCGCCAAATTAAACTCTGAGAAAATCATTATCCTAATTCAAGGCGGAGATACGCGCCAAGCATCCGTATTTAACGGCTTAAACGCATTGCCTGCAAATTCTGAGTATGTTTTGATCCATGATGGGGCAAGATGTTTAGCTACTCCTGATTTATTTACACGCTGTGCTGAGGCATTACAAACATATTTAGGCTTGATTGCCGCTATCCAAGTTAAAGACACCATTAAGGTTGTCAATGATGGCATAGTTCAATCCACTCCCGATCGCAATTACTTATGGGCTGCCCAAACCCCCCAAGGATTTGCAGTCAAAGAGCTAAAACAAGCACATTTTCAAGCTCAAACCTTAAACTGGGCAGTAACCGATGATGCCGCCTTATTTGAAAAAATTGGGTTGCCTGTACAAATTGTCATGGGGGAAGAGACAAATCTTAAAA